A stretch of DNA from Arachis hypogaea cultivar Tifrunner chromosome 19, arahy.Tifrunner.gnm2.J5K5, whole genome shotgun sequence:
CCTCCCTTTCGGTCTGGTGAACCTTAGAGGAGATTTTCCTCGGTCCTTGAACACCTGAGGGACCTTCGCCACGCGGTTCTTCCATTCCTGGTAGAGGGATTATTGCCTGGTCATTATTGACTGTGTCTTGATGCTCTTGATCACACTCGGATGCAATGTGTTCGTCTTCATGTTGATCGTCCGCCATTGTGCGTTGATCTCCAGGTCCCCAACAATGGCGCTAATGTTCTGGGGGTTATCTGAAACCAGATGATGATTGGGCTTGTGTGTGAGGCCCAAGCATTTAAGGAAGGTGGTCTCCGACTTGTCCTACGTCAGTGAGCCGCCGTCCGAGTTGTGTGTTTGAAagggtgggggtggtacctgcaagacactccgatgcctaagtcaacaAAGGGTTAAGCAGGTTTAAGTATATTAGAACTTAaatatacctgaggggtgtcagtgtatttataggtgatgagcgaataaccaccgttgaaatagttccacctttaatggtggataaccgcccctttatcttagggttgttgagatCTCTTTTCTAGAAGTGGGTGAGAGATTTGGGGAAAGCGGTTACTCGTTTGGATAGGCGTTGGTTGCTTGCCTACGTCGAACCTGACCTCTTAGAGGAGGTCGGACATGCAGTGGAAGCCAATCTTTTAGATTGGACCCTTTAACTTGATTGGGCCTGGCTTTGAGcttttgggtcagggtatgaacaatactttatttgaaaataaaataaaatttgagagATTgattttcgagttatctttttttaaaagatcttttagagaagtaaaattaattttatatttggatatctcatataaaaaaatatttttatttatcaattattttgaatataataatataaaaatatttatttatttatttattatatgaaaaacattattttttttaaaaaaaaatatcttttgatacaaagatataaattatagttttttaaaaagaatttttttatcttttcgtacttttatatttattactaaaattttatgaaacactaaaaaataaaaaatattttgtttaaaaatattgaattaatatattttatatttttttaataaaaaatataaaaacactaaaaagatacaatttctttttttatcatttctatcaattttttagtattatatttttttaaatattttaaataaaaataaaaataaattagattattataatttatttttttatatttaatttattatcattatataaaaaaaaaaaaagctaatgtTTATGTCATTGCATGTGTATTGTTGTCAGGGTGGTCCTGTTTGTCTTGTTCGCAAACCCAAACATGGTTCCGACCACCAAACTAACTTGTTTCACTGATGGCTCATCCACCTACCACGGTGGTAGCCTTTAAATGCCGTTGACTGCGCCACCCACTTACCTCCCTTTGGAGTCTGAGTCTGGGATACCTATTTCCCTTGTTTGCAACGAAAATGATTACTCTCTAATCTAAATTTGACTCTCCAAAATTACACTTGTCTCACTCCGTGACCTTCAAAATTCACTCTTCTCTACTTCCCCATTCACATGGCAGCTCACACACTCGCTTTGATCATCGAAAACCCTTCCAACCATCACGAGTTCCTCCTCGTCAAGCAGCCTCGCCCTCCCAAATTCCACGACCAAGAATACGATTCCTTCGTCGATTCTGATCTCTGGGACTTGCCTTCCGCTCTCTTGAATCCGTTGCAGCCAGGATCGGAGCCGCCGGTTGCGGTGGAAGTGGCTGGCTCGCATTCTGAGGAGCTCAATTTGGGTCAATTCGACATTCGTTCAGCACTCAATGAGGTACTTAAGAGTAAAGACTATATCTTGTTGAGGAAATTAGAATTTTGTGCTTTGGTGATTGCAAAATTCATGTTAAATGTTTTTGCATATAGGTATTTCTACAAATAGGGTTTGGGGAAGTTGAAGGTGGAGAGTGGAAGTTTTACAAATATATCAAGGAAGCTGCGTTTGGACCCGGTTTGCCCCATAACACAGTCTTCATTGCGGGAAAATTGGTAACTGAAGACGTTGCCTTGCTAGGTGGTTTCTCTTTCCTTGCTATCCAAGTTTTCTGTAGTTCATAATATGATAAAAAGATGTTTGTATTGGGCAGTATGTCATGAATGTTTATTTGGTTAGGACAAATAGGTCGAAGGTTTACAAGCTCATGTGCCAATCAGTTTTTCTGTTTCACTTTCTTTCGAGTGGATGAGTGCTTGTTCCTACGTTGGACGAGGCAGTGAATTGGCTAGTTTAATAAAGACCAATGCCGCTGTTTACTTTTATGTAGTATTAGTCTGTGTTTGCTTGTTGAtccattttgaattttgataCTATATTTATGTCAACAGCATATCTAATTCACATATGCAGATTCACATAAATGGATGTCCGTCCAGAGCTGTCTTAATTTGCTTCTGGAAGTGAAGCCACAAGACGATCGTGTTGGACCATTGGTAGTCGTTGGTCATATAAACAACTCATTTGACTGTGCTAAGTGGAAAGTCCCACCAGCCATAAACTACCAGGTTTGTTTTCTTGAACTTTCTTAGTGCTTATTGAATAAAGTGAAAACCTCCTCCAGATTAGGGAGTTGTTGAAACTTTAAATGTGACATGGATTGTTAATTTTCGATAACCAAGAATTTGTAAAATAAACTATTTATACGCATCTTATGGCTGCAATTTGATAATGTGAACCAAGGAAGGATTAGCAGGGTTATTTTTTATATGCTGGTGCAAAATGGATGAAAAGGGGGTTTTTCTTTCATTGCTataattttcttataattttCAAAGTCATTCTCTTTATATGCTGGTTCAAAATGGAAAACTTGTTCCATTTTCAGGAGTACCCTCCTGGTGTTATACTTATACCTATGGAAAGTAGAACCGCAAAGCCTTTTAGCACAACAAACTTGGTTGTATTTGCACCTGCAAATGCTTCAAATGATTGTGAGGATAATAATTTTATTGCATGTGGAGATGCACTAATTGTTGATCCAGGATGTTTATCAAGATTCCATGGAGAGGTATACTTTCACATGACTATTGAACAATTTATGTGTAAacatgctttttatttttcctttgtttcctATTTCTTCTATGGATCCATTGCTTGgactaataattaatttctatattaTCAAATTTGTTTTACTAAAATGTAACTTATGACTCTGTAATCATCAGCTAGAGAAAGTTGTTACTACTTTGCCAAGAAGACTAGTGGTCTTTGTTACTCATCATCACCATGACCATGTAGATGGTAAGTCATTCCTAGAACTATAGCTGTTTATGATCCTTTAGTGCACATTGCATTATGAGTACACAGTACAGTTGGTGAAATGTATGCAGTTCATAAGAAGCCATTTCACTTTGTTATTTCTTAACTAAATCTAAGTGAGTAACAAAAAGCATCTAAGCTGGATATGATCTTATATTTGTTAGCTCTGCACTCAAGTGTACCTCACAAATTATCACCTTTTTTTTTCCTGTCTTCTGACAGAAGCTACTGTCTGTTCTTAGTTCAGTCTTCTATGTGGAAACTGATATTTAAGATGTAATTATCTGCAGATTATTTTAATTCTCATATATTGTAAACCTTTATGACAGGTCTATCTGTCATACAAAAGTGCAATCCTGATGCCACCTTGTTAGCACATGAGAATACCATGCGCCGCATAAGCAAaggttatatttttgtttttatgtaaTATTCTTGGTGACAGTTTGCAGGCAAGTATAATTTCCTTAGTCAACTCAACAACTGTGCAGCTGGAAACTTGGTTAAAGAaatgaaattattttgaatttgtcatgATATGATGAAATTTCATATATTGAGAATTTGTGTAAATGGTTTATGATATCAAAACTACCAAGACTTCGCTACAAATCTTAAAGTAGTCACACTACTTTTGTAGAGCCCAAAATTTGGGATCTCTCACAATCTCTATGATTAGAGTTTAGAGttcttcttctgctatttttgagaTCATTAAAAAATGAAATTGATTTGATTCAATTTAGAGACTGAATCTcatatttgaaaattgaaatctatttttaaaattatttgaattgatttacaaaataattttggtgTCTGGATCACATCATGGATGAGTTGATACAATTTTAAAAAGGGTGGCATAGTGCATGAAGCTTCCATCTACTGGGATTTGGGAGGAGAGATATTACTATTTCATCAAGGCTTTCCCTTCAgttgaaatatatatttttttatcctaTGTTTATCAGTATTTTTGAGGTATATTTcagattatttttatttatatatctattagatttctatattttgacctgatatacaaaaaataaaacttCACCAAGTTGGTCAACTGATATTCTAGGATTACAGATGACTGGTCACTTGGCTATACCTCAGTTACTGGAGATGATGAAATTAACATTGGTGGTCAGAGATTAAGAGCTATTTTTGCACCGGTATTTTTCATGTTGTAATCCTTCTTTTAACAGGCGTGTCATGTTAACATTTTAGCATCTTTCTTGAATTGTCCATGTTGGGTGCAATAATGTCAATTTCTAGAACTTATGTACTgtataaacaacaacaacaacaacaaagtcttatgctactaagtggggtcggttacatgaatcaaacgacgctatTGAGTtttatcatgtatcatgtctataaaaagaccgtttacatgtagatcttgtttgaccacctcatggatggtcttctcatgtcttcttctatctttcaccccttgtccatcttTCATTTCATCTACCTTCCTAACTGGGtgttctgtcggtcttcttctcataTGTCCGAACCACCTGATacgcgattctaccatctttttcacaatagATGCTACTCCAAccctctctcttatatcttcattccttattctatccaatcgcgtatgaccactcatccatctcaacatcttcatctctgtcaaaatttagtttatgttcgtgctcccctttggccgcccaacactctgtaccataaaaCATAGTTAGTCggatagcagtgcgatagaatttacctttaagttttaaagacacttttttgttatatataaaaccagacgcactccgttattttgaccaacctgcttggatcctatgatttacatgcTATTCAATTTCTCCATTATCCTATATAatacacccaagatacttaaaactcttaacttttcgtaggatgttatCTCCAAtattcacctctatattagggttttcccttcgcaggccgaacttacattccatatattccatcTTGCTACGGCTCATGTGCAGCCCATACACTTCTATAGCTTCTCttcataactccaacttcttatttaagtcttcccttgactctcccataagaacgatatcatcggcaaaaagcatgcaccatgatACAGGTTCTTGAatatgctctgtgagtacttccaagactaatatgAAAATGTatagacttaaggatgatccctggtgtaatcctatatcAATAGGAAATttttctgtcacaccaccttgagtcttcacactagttgtagcctcatca
This window harbors:
- the LOC112775568 gene encoding uncharacterized protein isoform X1, with product MAAHTLALIIENPSNHHEFLLVKQPRPPKFHDQEYDSFVDSDLWDLPSALLNPLQPGSEPPVAVEVAGSHSEELNLGQFDIRSALNEVFLQIGFGEVEGGEWKFYKYIKEAAFGPGLPHNTVFIAGKLVTEDVALLDSHKWMSVQSCLNLLLEVKPQDDRVGPLVVVGHINNSFDCAKWKVPPAINYQEYPPGVILIPMESRTAKPFSTTNLVVFAPANASNDCEDNNFIACGDALIVDPGCLSRFHGELEKVVTTLPRRLVVFVTHHHHDHVDGLSVIQKCNPDATLLAHENTMRRISKDDWSLGYTSVTGDDEINIGGQRLRAIFAPGHTDGHLALLHKNTHSLIVGDHCVGQGSAVLDITSGGNMTEYFQTTYEFLKLSPHVLISMHGRINLWPKQMLCGYLKNRRNREANILKAIEGGAKTLFDIVAYVYADVDRGAWVAASSNVRLHVDHLAQQHKLPKEFSIQKFKNTCGLQFVSRWIWAYTSGSLHIGKSSFLIAGVVAGIAVLYSVKSKLSNQTS
- the LOC112775568 gene encoding uncharacterized protein isoform X2; the protein is MAAHTLALIIENPSNHHEFLLVKQPRPPKFHDQEYDSFVDSDLWDLPSALLNPLQPGSEPPVAVEVAGSHSEELNLGQFDIRSALNEVFLQIGFGEVEGGEWKFYKYIKEAAFGPGLPHNTVFIAGKLVTEDVALLDSHKWMSVQSCLNLLLEVKPQDDRVGPLVVVGHINNSFDCAKWKVPPAINYQEYPPGVILIPMESRTAKPFSTTNLVVFAPANASNDCEDNNFIACGDALIVDPGCLSRFHGELEKVVTTLPRRLVVFVTHHHHDHVDGLSVIQKCNPDATLLAHENTMRRISKDDWSLGYTSVTGDDEINIGGQRLRAIFAPGHTDGHLALLHKNTHSLIVGDHCVGQGSAVLDITSGGNMTEYFQTTYEFLKLSPHVLISMHGRINLWPKQMLCGYLKNRRNREANILKAIEGGAKTLFDIVAYVYADVDRGAWVAASSNVRLHVDHLAQQHKLPKDFSLETFNSSLVEFADTMGISMKRMQ